From Calothrix sp. PCC 6303, a single genomic window includes:
- a CDS encoding asparagine synthase-related protein produces MSGILGAWNSQKPIPWQKMLDDLTVLGRDGKGDWHNREIGLSLGRTQFFNTPESCQETPVIEYEGSVLVWDGRIDDRESLLGGRSHVTDAQLIIEAYRRWGVDCLQHLTGEYVFILWDASNDLLLVGCDVVGGRTIAYYWDGETLLLSSRVVTLLLHPQVSKEFDEIYLAHTICNLWSHPPGITAFADIKRLRPGFALILKSGQLQERQVTQLPIPEHYELPKSPEILYEKFWDLLNQATKDRLRSHRPVCTTISGGLDSTTVTVSLLNHLPKIDAFSNVTTIFPEFDERKPIQSFLERYPQVQWHDVNCDRAVALTEPWEKLPIPDDPLISCTLPMDLQLMEKMQHKGFNIVFDGVWGDHLFYNSLQDLVKANCWQQSWEYIKGKKNIHSILLRELFLPQSPKWLQQKCFARWQKKRAITFPWIRSEYIDKTTTKIAIQQDISASSFPDSNAQFIISSLQSGYSVAAMQVYKFLKNCHQLQPVSPFQDQRLIEFATNIHPSLQYHIFHNKIFLRKANLKTLPEDVLWRPKDNFFDPLMYAGLGKGDEVISLAKEIDEYSFLQDIIHVDYFKDNLNNFRVNYSTKHQKGEIFQQSISSSMYRIFSLFNWYKLIIKIR; encoded by the coding sequence ATGAGTGGAATATTAGGTGCTTGGAATAGCCAAAAGCCAATACCTTGGCAAAAAATGCTGGATGATTTAACAGTGTTAGGACGTGATGGAAAAGGTGATTGGCACAATAGAGAAATAGGTTTAAGTTTAGGACGTACCCAATTTTTTAACACTCCTGAATCTTGTCAAGAAACACCTGTAATTGAGTATGAAGGCTCTGTTTTGGTTTGGGATGGTCGGATAGATGACCGAGAATCATTACTTGGTGGTCGTTCACATGTTACCGATGCTCAATTAATTATCGAAGCATATCGTCGTTGGGGAGTGGATTGTTTACAGCATTTAACAGGTGAATATGTTTTTATTCTCTGGGATGCTTCAAACGATTTGTTATTAGTTGGTTGTGATGTCGTTGGGGGACGCACCATTGCGTACTATTGGGATGGAGAGACATTATTGCTGTCATCGCGGGTTGTAACTTTGTTATTGCATCCGCAGGTTAGTAAAGAATTTGATGAGATTTATCTAGCTCATACAATTTGTAATTTATGGTCACACCCTCCTGGTATTACAGCTTTTGCAGATATTAAGCGTTTAAGACCAGGTTTTGCTCTGATTCTCAAATCTGGACAGTTGCAAGAACGTCAAGTTACTCAATTACCGATTCCAGAACATTACGAATTACCTAAATCACCAGAAATTTTGTACGAAAAGTTTTGGGATTTACTCAATCAAGCGACAAAAGACCGTTTACGCAGTCATCGTCCAGTTTGTACGACTATTAGCGGTGGTTTAGACTCTACAACAGTGACAGTTTCTTTGTTGAACCATTTACCGAAAATAGATGCTTTCTCAAACGTAACGACTATTTTTCCTGAATTTGATGAGCGTAAACCGATTCAGTCTTTTTTAGAACGTTATCCCCAAGTTCAATGGCATGATGTAAACTGCGATCGCGCTGTTGCTTTAACTGAACCTTGGGAAAAATTACCAATCCCAGATGACCCCTTAATTTCTTGTACTCTTCCCATGGATTTACAACTAATGGAAAAGATGCAACACAAAGGGTTTAATATTGTGTTTGATGGTGTATGGGGAGACCATTTATTTTATAATAGCTTACAAGATTTAGTCAAAGCCAATTGCTGGCAGCAATCATGGGAATATATCAAAGGTAAAAAAAATATTCATTCCATTTTGCTACGGGAATTATTTTTACCTCAATCACCCAAATGGCTACAACAAAAATGTTTTGCAAGATGGCAAAAAAAGCGAGCTATTACGTTTCCTTGGATTCGCTCAGAATATATAGATAAAACAACTACTAAAATTGCTATTCAACAGGATATTAGTGCTAGTTCATTTCCTGACAGTAATGCCCAGTTTATAATTTCCTCTTTGCAGTCTGGATATTCTGTTGCTGCAATGCAAGTTTATAAATTTCTCAAAAATTGTCATCAGCTACAACCTGTGTCTCCTTTCCAAGATCAAAGATTAATTGAGTTTGCAACTAATATACATCCTTCTCTACAATATCATATTTTCCACAACAAAATATTTTTGCGTAAAGCTAACTTAAAAACATTGCCGGAGGACGTATTGTGGCGACCAAAAGATAACTTTTTCGATCCACTAATGTATGCAGGTCTTGGTAAAGGTGATGAAGTAATTTCTCTTGCCAAAGAAATAGATGAATATTCTTTTTTACAAGATATTATTCATGTAGATTATTTTAAAGATAACTTGAATAATTTTCGCGTTAACTATTCAACAAAACATCAAAAAGGAGAAATATTTCAACAGTCAATTTCTAGTTCTATGTATAGAATTTTTTCACTATTTAATTGGTATAAATTAATTATAAAAATCAGGTAA
- the ctpC gene encoding carboxyl-terminal processing protease CtpC, whose amino-acid sequence MVITRSGLVLGATAVTLTTIAFTSLGIHSQGQAFPFKESPKELVDEVWQIIQRQYVDPTFNQVDWQAVRKQYLNKSYKNKQEAYKSIREMLKMLNDPFTRFMDPSEFKNMQVDTSGELTGIGIQIGLDEKTKRLTVISPIEDTPAFKAGVLAKDMIIKINGKNTEGMDTNQAVSLIRGEAGTKVNLTILRGKQRKEFSIARAKIEIHPVKFSQQKTPIGNVGYIRLNQFSANAAKEMRDAINDLEKKQIVGYVVDLRGNPGGLLFASVEISRMWLDKGTIVSTKDRQGEQEREIANGRALTKKPLTILVNKGSASASEIFSGAIQDNKRGILVGSQTFGKGLVQSVRPLDDGSGLAVTIAKYFTPSGRDIHKHGIDPDIKLELTQKQEVELWLRDRVKVGTMQDPQFAKAVESLKNQIAAQGNTQAQNK is encoded by the coding sequence ATGGTGATTACAAGAAGTGGACTTGTTTTGGGTGCTACGGCTGTGACGTTGACTACAATCGCGTTTACCAGTCTTGGTATACATTCCCAAGGGCAAGCCTTTCCATTTAAAGAAAGTCCTAAAGAATTAGTTGACGAAGTTTGGCAAATTATCCAGCGTCAATATGTGGATCCTACTTTCAATCAAGTTGATTGGCAGGCTGTTCGTAAGCAATATTTGAATAAATCTTATAAGAACAAACAAGAAGCTTATAAATCTATTCGAGAAATGCTGAAAATGTTGAATGATCCCTTCACTCGGTTTATGGATCCCAGTGAATTTAAAAATATGCAGGTTGATACTTCTGGAGAATTAACAGGCATTGGGATTCAAATTGGTTTGGATGAAAAAACCAAAAGACTGACTGTAATTTCCCCAATTGAGGATACACCAGCATTTAAAGCGGGTGTTTTAGCTAAGGATATGATTATTAAGATCAATGGCAAAAACACCGAGGGGATGGACACAAACCAAGCTGTATCTTTGATTCGCGGTGAAGCTGGAACCAAAGTAAATTTAACTATTTTACGGGGTAAACAGAGAAAGGAATTTAGTATTGCTAGGGCGAAAATCGAAATTCATCCAGTCAAGTTTTCGCAACAAAAAACCCCCATTGGGAATGTAGGGTACATTCGTCTCAACCAATTTAGCGCCAATGCTGCAAAGGAAATGCGGGATGCCATTAACGATTTAGAGAAAAAACAAATTGTAGGCTACGTTGTAGATTTACGTGGAAATCCTGGGGGCTTATTATTTGCAAGTGTCGAAATTTCGCGGATGTGGCTGGATAAGGGGACAATTGTTTCCACTAAAGATCGTCAAGGTGAACAAGAACGAGAAATTGCTAATGGTAGGGCTTTGACAAAGAAACCCTTAACTATTTTGGTAAATAAGGGTTCAGCTAGTGCCAGCGAAATTTTCTCTGGGGCAATCCAAGATAATAAGCGGGGTATTTTAGTGGGTTCGCAAACCTTTGGGAAAGGTTTAGTCCAATCGGTGCGTCCTTTGGATGATGGTTCAGGCTTGGCAGTGACAATTGCTAAATACTTTACACCTAGTGGTCGTGATATTCACAAACATGGGATTGATCCTGATATTAAGTTGGAGTTGACTCAGAAGCAGGAGGTCGAATTGTGGTTACGCGATCGCGTTAAGGTTGGAACTATGCAAGACCCGCAGTTTGCTAAAGCTGTGGAATCTTTGAAAAACCAAATCGCTGCCCAAGGCAACACCCAGGCACAAAACAAGTAG
- a CDS encoding FHA domain-containing protein, producing the protein MVEFLERKLEQQLYLYQSFLKIYEHHSSLLDEILQLENPCQPSFGTRNDLYIEGVVNDSTISLVTNLWEDQTITLRQSQQIWTLGRDRINGIHIDNPYVSRYHAMIRFSEDEQSFYLVDLNSTNGSFINGERVYQPTKLKESDRIRLGTLTFSFFLNTTTKFLPDISVKLLIQSNSEQDADVKTFNYSSPKTRILDEQADDTLDMLHSIGVMNQESPATSISKLLNVEPKSEILDYFLGK; encoded by the coding sequence ATGGTCGAGTTTTTAGAAAGAAAGCTAGAACAACAACTGTATCTATATCAAAGTTTTCTTAAGATATATGAGCATCACAGCAGTCTTCTAGATGAAATCCTTCAATTAGAAAACCCATGTCAACCGTCATTTGGGACTAGAAACGATCTCTATATTGAGGGTGTCGTCAACGATTCCACTATTTCCTTGGTGACAAACCTATGGGAGGATCAAACAATTACCTTAAGACAGTCACAACAAATCTGGACGTTAGGACGCGATCGCATCAACGGAATTCACATTGATAATCCTTATGTGTCACGTTATCATGCCATGATTAGATTTTCTGAGGATGAACAAAGCTTTTATTTGGTAGATTTAAACAGCACTAATGGTTCTTTTATCAATGGTGAAAGGGTTTATCAGCCGACTAAACTTAAAGAAAGCGATCGCATTCGTCTAGGAACCCTAACTTTTTCGTTTTTTTTGAATACAACTACTAAGTTTTTACCAGATATCTCAGTTAAATTACTGATCCAGTCCAATTCCGAACAAGATGCTGATGTCAAAACTTTCAACTATTCATCTCCAAAAACCAGAATTCTTGACGAACAAGCAGATGATACCTTGGATATGTTACATAGTATCGGTGTAATGAACCAGGAATCACCAGCCACATCTATCTCAAAATTACTCAATGTTGAACCCAAATCGGAGATTTTAGATTACTTTCTGGGGAAATAA
- a CDS encoding Uma2 family endonuclease translates to MTTYIAGSPQSETTAEIIYPSSDGKPVAETYDHLYAILTTLEVLRLYLKSTQATVLANQFLYYVQEFPKLRVAPDVMVIYDVEPGGRDNYKIWEEKQVPKVVFEMTSKGTQAEDKENKKNLYEGIGVQEYWLFDPKGEWIEQKLQGYKLRPEGYEPITDSCSQVLQLRLVVEDKLIGFYRLDNGEKLLVSDELLEALRSETILRTRAETRAERLAAKLRELGEDPDLI, encoded by the coding sequence ATGACTACATATATTGCAGGCTCTCCCCAATCAGAAACCACAGCCGAAATCATCTACCCTAGCAGCGACGGCAAACCTGTGGCAGAAACCTACGATCATTTGTATGCGATTTTAACAACGCTAGAAGTGCTGAGGCTATATCTCAAAAGTACCCAAGCAACAGTTTTAGCTAATCAGTTTTTGTATTATGTTCAAGAATTTCCCAAATTACGTGTAGCACCTGATGTCATGGTTATCTATGATGTGGAACCTGGTGGAAGGGATAACTATAAGATTTGGGAAGAAAAACAAGTACCAAAAGTTGTATTTGAGATGACATCAAAAGGGACTCAAGCAGAAGATAAAGAAAATAAGAAAAATCTTTATGAGGGAATTGGAGTCCAGGAATATTGGTTATTCGATCCTAAAGGAGAATGGATAGAACAGAAATTACAAGGATACAAACTGCGCCCAGAGGGTTATGAACCAATTACAGATAGTTGTAGTCAAGTATTGCAATTACGTCTTGTTGTAGAAGACAAATTAATCGGCTTTTACAGGTTAGATAATGGAGAAAAACTGTTAGTTTCTGATGAGTTACTTGAGGCATTAAGAAGCGAAACTATCTTACGAACAAGGGCAGAAACGCGTGCAGAACGTCTAGCTGCAAAGTTACGAGAATTGGGAGAAGATCCTGATTTAATCTAA
- a CDS encoding SGNH/GDSL hydrolase family protein, whose translation MKKQLIMLGFVTLSTLMPSTAWAAKFNQMYVFGDSLADTGNFFKATGIPPEPYFKGRFSNGPVWVDYLANGFGLAANQSKNFAFGGATTGALNTTNPSLPGLEQQIQSFTSSTGAKANKNALYVIWAGANDYLGGQQTDPTKPVANLANAIASLTKVGAKNILVANLPDLGALPGTSNNSNAKGLTTLTDAHNGVLNSVLSGSQKPGLNIFSLDVNGLFKDAIAGKLGFANVTDAALDSCYPQPLNPICSDPNNFLFWDPLHPTTKTHSFIADAALKQIKNSTSVPESSTNWGMLGLALVGTGAIVKRQRQRNQVVDLISSK comes from the coding sequence ATGAAAAAACAGTTAATAATGTTGGGGTTTGTGACTTTATCAACCTTAATGCCATCAACGGCATGGGCTGCTAAATTCAATCAGATGTATGTGTTTGGTGATAGTCTTGCTGATACGGGTAATTTTTTCAAAGCTACAGGGATACCTCCAGAACCTTACTTTAAGGGTCGCTTTTCCAATGGTCCAGTTTGGGTTGATTACTTAGCGAATGGCTTCGGTTTAGCTGCTAATCAAAGTAAAAACTTTGCCTTTGGTGGAGCAACAACTGGGGCTTTAAATACAACAAACCCATCTCTTCCGGGACTGGAGCAACAAATTCAAAGTTTTACCTCTTCCACTGGTGCAAAAGCAAATAAAAATGCCCTGTATGTTATTTGGGCTGGTGCTAATGATTACCTCGGTGGTCAACAAACAGATCCAACGAAACCTGTGGCTAATTTGGCGAACGCGATCGCGTCTTTGACTAAAGTGGGTGCAAAAAACATTTTAGTGGCGAATTTACCCGATTTGGGTGCTTTGCCGGGTACAAGTAATAATTCCAATGCTAAAGGACTCACGACTTTGACGGACGCTCATAACGGAGTCTTAAATTCAGTCTTGAGTGGCTCTCAAAAACCAGGATTAAATATTTTTTCCTTAGATGTCAACGGTTTGTTTAAAGATGCGATCGCTGGAAAATTGGGCTTCGCAAATGTTACCGATGCAGCACTTGATAGTTGTTATCCACAACCATTAAATCCGATTTGTAGTGATCCTAATAATTTCTTATTTTGGGATCCTCTTCACCCGACAACCAAAACTCACAGCTTCATTGCCGATGCTGCACTTAAGCAGATAAAAAACAGTACCTCAGTTCCCGAATCTTCTACAAACTGGGGAATGTTGGGGTTAGCTTTAGTGGGTACAGGGGCAATTGTCAAACGTCAGCGTCAGCGCAATCAAGTGGTAGATTTAATTTCAAGTAAATAA
- a CDS encoding ABC transporter ATP-binding protein, with protein sequence MPTIQKLQHKLKQALRLLPALRLVWQAAPGWTIVYIVLIIVQGTLPLLLLYLTKLVIDTVVNSLTIADKVSSGKQLIILLLLTGLVTFVSTICNSFAELVNTAQSQRVTDYMSSIIHAKSIEVDLDYYENSQYHDALKRAQEEASYRPNRILNNLVAVTQNSISLVAMLGLMLSLHWGIASVLFMAAFPSVLVRVKFADIMYRWHRKRTTMERESHYLSWLLTGDIFAKEIRLFDLGILFSQRFDNLRQKLFQENIAISRKRSVATFVAQTIATILMLAAYGFIIYQAFLGVIRIGDLVLYHEGLKRGQDSLTGVLGRLSSLYEDNLFLANLYEFLDIKPQITQPNHPQAFPQPMRTGIVFDNVNFQYSTTTRQALKNINLTIKPGEVIALVGENGSGKTTLIKLLCRLYDPTSGNITIDGIDINNFDITELRRQFSVIFQDYVKYHFTAQENIWLGNVDISPIDDKVTIAARRSGADTVIQSLPQGYDTMLGKWFDQGEELSIGQWQKVALARAFLRNSQVIVLDEPTSAMDPKAEAEVFEGFRQLIKNQAAILISHRLSTVKMADRIYVMDKGRIVESGNHEKLMQMGGSYAYLFETQAKNYR encoded by the coding sequence ATGCCAACGATCCAAAAGTTACAGCATAAACTCAAACAAGCTTTACGCTTACTACCCGCATTACGTTTAGTTTGGCAAGCAGCACCAGGTTGGACTATCGTTTATATTGTACTGATAATTGTTCAAGGAACATTACCTTTATTGCTACTATATTTAACTAAACTAGTTATTGATACAGTAGTTAACAGCCTTACCATTGCAGACAAAGTTAGTAGCGGAAAGCAATTAATAATTTTACTACTGCTAACAGGATTAGTTACCTTTGTTAGCACTATATGTAACTCTTTTGCCGAATTAGTTAATACAGCCCAATCTCAAAGAGTCACTGATTACATGAGTAGTATTATTCATGCTAAATCTATTGAAGTAGACTTAGATTATTACGAAAATTCTCAATACCATGATGCACTAAAAAGGGCGCAAGAAGAAGCATCTTATAGACCAAATCGTATACTTAATAATCTCGTTGCAGTTACCCAAAATAGTATTTCCCTTGTGGCAATGCTTGGACTAATGCTGTCGCTGCATTGGGGAATTGCTAGCGTGTTATTTATGGCTGCGTTTCCATCAGTTTTAGTGCGAGTCAAATTTGCCGATATTATGTATCGCTGGCATCGTAAACGCACGACAATGGAAAGGGAAAGTCACTACTTAAGTTGGCTATTAACTGGTGATATCTTTGCGAAAGAAATTCGCCTATTTGATTTAGGCATTTTGTTTAGTCAGCGATTTGATAACTTACGCCAAAAACTATTTCAAGAAAATATTGCCATTTCTCGGAAACGTTCTGTAGCAACTTTTGTAGCTCAAACCATAGCAACTATTTTAATGTTGGCTGCCTATGGGTTCATAATATATCAAGCTTTTCTGGGAGTAATTCGCATAGGGGATTTAGTTCTTTACCATGAGGGACTGAAGCGTGGACAAGATTCACTCACAGGCGTTTTGGGTCGATTATCGTCTCTTTACGAAGACAATTTATTTTTAGCAAATCTCTACGAATTTCTTGATATAAAACCTCAAATTACTCAACCAAATCATCCCCAAGCATTCCCCCAACCGATGAGAACTGGAATTGTATTTGACAATGTAAATTTCCAATATTCAACCACTACCCGTCAAGCCCTAAAAAATATTAACCTGACAATTAAACCAGGGGAAGTAATCGCTTTAGTAGGGGAAAATGGCTCAGGTAAAACAACCTTAATTAAACTGCTATGCCGCTTGTATGACCCAACAAGTGGGAATATAACTATAGATGGAATTGACATAAATAATTTTGATATTACGGAGTTACGTCGCCAATTTAGCGTTATTTTCCAGGACTATGTAAAATATCATTTTACGGCTCAAGAAAATATCTGGTTGGGTAATGTTGATATCTCACCCATTGACGATAAAGTGACAATTGCAGCCCGTCGTTCTGGTGCTGATACTGTTATCCAAAGCTTACCCCAAGGTTACGATACAATGCTGGGTAAATGGTTCGATCAAGGGGAAGAATTAAGTATCGGACAGTGGCAAAAAGTCGCATTGGCACGGGCATTTTTGCGTAATTCTCAAGTAATTGTTTTAGATGAACCCACCAGCGCAATGGACCCCAAGGCTGAAGCTGAAGTGTTTGAAGGATTTCGCCAACTTATTAAAAATCAAGCTGCGATTTTAATTAGCCATCGTTTATCAACCGTAAAAATGGCTGATAGAATTTATGTGATGGATAAAGGGAGAATTGTCGAAAGCGGAAACCATGAGAAATTGATGCAGATGGGTGGAAGTTATGCCTATTTATTTGAAACTCAAGCCAAAAATTATCGCTAA
- the ispG gene encoding (E)-4-hydroxy-3-methylbut-2-enyl-diphosphate synthase has translation MQTLSTPTNQDITTNQPTFDTAIKRRKTRPVKVGDITIGGGYPVVVQSMINEDTLDIEGSVAAIRRLHEIGCEIVRVTVPSMAHAKALAEIKQKLKQTYKDVPIVADVHHNGMKIALEVAKHIEKVRINPGLYVFEKPSTTRTEYTPAEFAEIGEKIRETLEPLVVSLRDQGKSMRIGVNHGSLAERMLFTYGDTPEGMVESAIEFIKICESLDFHNIVISMKASRVPVMVAAYRLMVRRMDELGMDYPLHLGVTEAGDGEYGRIKSTAGIATLLTDGIGDTIRVSLTEAPEKEIPVCYSILQALGLRKTMVEYVACPSCGRTLFNLEEVLHKVREATKHLTGLDIAVMGCIVNGPGEMADADYGYVGKTPGYISLYRGRDEIKKVPENMGVEELINLIKADGRWVEP, from the coding sequence ATGCAAACCCTGTCTACCCCTACAAATCAAGATATTACAACCAATCAACCGACCTTTGATACTGCCATCAAGCGCCGCAAAACTCGCCCAGTAAAAGTGGGTGATATCACAATTGGCGGTGGCTACCCTGTGGTGGTGCAGTCGATGATTAATGAGGATACCCTCGACATTGAGGGTTCAGTGGCGGCAATTCGTCGTCTACACGAAATTGGCTGCGAAATTGTCCGCGTCACCGTTCCCAGCATGGCTCATGCTAAAGCGTTGGCGGAAATTAAGCAAAAGTTAAAACAAACTTACAAAGATGTGCCAATTGTTGCTGACGTTCATCACAATGGGATGAAAATTGCCTTAGAAGTCGCCAAACATATTGAGAAAGTACGGATTAATCCCGGTTTGTATGTGTTTGAAAAACCAAGTACAACCAGAACTGAATATACCCCTGCCGAATTTGCCGAAATTGGCGAAAAAATCCGTGAAACCCTAGAGCCGTTGGTGGTATCCTTGCGTGATCAAGGAAAATCCATGCGAATCGGTGTTAATCATGGTTCTTTGGCTGAAAGAATGCTCTTTACCTACGGTGATACTCCGGAAGGGATGGTGGAATCAGCAATAGAATTTATTAAAATTTGTGAATCTTTGGATTTTCATAATATTGTCATCTCCATGAAAGCCTCACGGGTACCAGTAATGGTGGCTGCTTACCGCTTAATGGTGAGGCGGATGGATGAGTTAGGGATGGATTATCCGCTGCATTTAGGTGTGACGGAAGCAGGTGATGGCGAATATGGCAGAATTAAATCAACCGCTGGAATTGCCACCCTACTTACCGATGGAATTGGCGATACCATTCGCGTATCTTTAACTGAAGCCCCAGAAAAAGAGATTCCTGTTTGTTACAGTATCTTGCAGGCTTTAGGATTAAGGAAGACAATGGTGGAGTATGTCGCCTGTCCTTCTTGCGGACGAACTCTATTTAACTTGGAGGAGGTACTGCATAAAGTCAGGGAAGCAACGAAACATTTAACAGGCTTAGATATTGCTGTTATGGGTTGCATTGTTAACGGACCTGGAGAAATGGCTGATGCTGACTATGGTTACGTTGGCAAAACTCCCGGCTATATCTCACTGTATCGCGGTCGAGATGAAATTAAAAAAGTTCCAGAAAATATGGGTGTAGAAGAATTGATTAATTTGATTAAGGCTGATGGACGTTGGGTGGAACCGTAA
- a CDS encoding PqqD family protein — MTFSRSQMIIDEKFLENQSFKLAEDILFSQIDNEAILLHINGGHYYSLSETSLPFWEALQNQQPLEVVVNKITDEYEVEREQVLKDLQDFLQDLANYDLISSDSN, encoded by the coding sequence ATGACATTTTCTCGCAGTCAGATGATAATCGATGAAAAATTTCTTGAAAATCAAAGCTTCAAACTAGCTGAAGATATCCTCTTCAGTCAGATAGATAATGAGGCAATTTTATTACACATTAATGGTGGTCATTACTACAGCTTAAGTGAAACTAGTCTTCCTTTCTGGGAAGCTTTGCAAAATCAGCAACCGCTTGAGGTTGTGGTAAACAAAATTACTGATGAGTATGAAGTTGAACGTGAGCAAGTTCTCAAAGATTTACAAGATTTTCTGCAAGATTTAGCAAATTACGATCTAATTTCTAGTGATTCTAATTAG
- a CDS encoding serine/threonine-protein kinase, whose product MSYCLNPNCPNPENLTCSDKCQACGSSLLLRDRYRVLKALGQGGFGATFIARDEVLPGQPSCVIKQLRPTATAPHVLEMARELFEREAVTLGKIGNHPQVPRLLDYFESGEQFYLVQEYISGATLQQEVKAKGQCSETSVKEFLTDILPLLQYIHSQKVIHRDIKPANLIRRAQDSRLVLIDFGAVKNQVSQTLALRSGQTALTAYAIGTPGFAPPEQMAMRPVYSSDIYALGVTCIYLLTAKSPKDLDYNPTTGEMMWEHLVQVSPHLSGVIRKMLEVSVRSRFQSADEVLKALEMEPYLQDLEKGMVSRPVDVTKKGSGKRFEDSGILNNHASVGFSSGGVAQVAAAIRARRAKLVEATASGNQRSTVSKLATWNQESTNATSGSKSQSVRQFNTEGLLSAYTKGRRDFASYNLALLNLQGIDLSEANFHASVLERANLQGSNLYNSDFGRASLNRANLKDANLNKAYLSHADLEGADLRGADLSYAYLNHANLRGANLCGANLTGAKVSDEQLVLAKTNWMTVRPNGKRGLL is encoded by the coding sequence ATGAGCTACTGCTTAAATCCCAATTGTCCAAATCCAGAAAATCTAACTTGTAGCGATAAGTGTCAAGCTTGTGGTTCATCACTACTGCTGCGCGATCGTTATCGGGTGCTCAAAGCGTTAGGTCAAGGCGGCTTTGGGGCTACCTTTATTGCCCGCGATGAAGTACTACCAGGACAACCAAGTTGTGTAATTAAACAGCTACGACCAACCGCAACCGCACCACATGTTTTAGAAATGGCGCGGGAACTGTTTGAGCGTGAAGCTGTCACCCTTGGCAAAATTGGCAATCATCCCCAAGTTCCCCGTTTGCTGGATTATTTTGAATCCGGTGAACAATTTTACCTTGTTCAAGAGTATATCAGTGGTGCAACTTTACAACAGGAGGTCAAAGCCAAAGGACAATGCAGTGAAACTTCAGTTAAGGAATTTTTAACTGACATTCTGCCCCTTCTACAATACATCCACAGTCAGAAGGTAATTCATCGAGATATCAAACCAGCAAATTTGATTCGTCGCGCTCAAGATAGTCGATTAGTTTTGATTGACTTCGGGGCTGTAAAAAACCAAGTCAGCCAAACTTTGGCTTTACGATCTGGGCAAACAGCTTTAACAGCCTATGCCATAGGTACACCAGGATTTGCCCCTCCCGAACAAATGGCAATGCGTCCAGTTTATTCCAGTGATATTTACGCACTGGGAGTAACTTGTATTTATTTGCTAACTGCTAAATCTCCAAAAGATTTGGATTACAATCCCACTACTGGGGAGATGATGTGGGAACACTTAGTTCAAGTCAGTCCACATTTAAGTGGTGTAATTCGGAAAATGTTAGAAGTTTCTGTACGTAGCCGCTTCCAATCGGCTGACGAAGTTCTCAAGGCTTTAGAAATGGAGCCATATCTCCAAGATTTGGAAAAAGGTATGGTATCTCGTCCTGTAGATGTTACAAAAAAAGGTTCTGGTAAGCGCTTTGAAGATTCAGGAATTCTCAATAACCATGCTTCAGTGGGCTTTTCCAGTGGAGGTGTTGCCCAGGTTGCAGCCGCAATTAGAGCTAGAAGAGCAAAATTAGTTGAAGCCACTGCTAGTGGTAATCAACGCTCAACCGTATCTAAATTAGCCACATGGAATCAAGAAAGCACTAATGCGACTAGTGGTTCTAAATCCCAAAGTGTTCGTCAGTTCAATACTGAGGGTTTATTATCTGCCTATACCAAAGGTAGACGTGATTTTGCCTCCTACAATTTAGCTTTGCTAAATTTACAAGGAATTGATTTATCAGAGGCAAACTTCCATGCTTCAGTTTTAGAAAGAGCTAATTTACAGGGTTCTAATCTATATAACAGTGATTTTGGTCGTGCCAGTCTCAACCGCGCTAACCTCAAGGATGCAAATCTAAATAAGGCTTATTTGAGTCATGCTGACTTAGAAGGTGCCGATTTACGTGGTGCTGATCTAAGTTATGCATATTTAAATCATGCTAACTTACGAGGAGCAAATCTGTGTGGTGCTAATCTTACTGGTGCCAAAGTTTCTGATGAACAACTGGTATTAGCAAAAACAAATTGGATGACGGTACGACCTAATGGTAAACGCGGTTTGTTATAG